A single window of Leptospiraceae bacterium DNA harbors:
- a CDS encoding MBL fold metallo-hydrolase, whose amino-acid sequence MKKTKKALIGIGIAFLLILLFGFAQTACLSSFGGTPEGSRLEKMKTSPMFKDGKFANNPEVPMITPDASYWEVMKRQFFGSEQRHPPGEIPVVYPKADTFISPPPAGLRAIWFGHATVLLEIDGLRILVDPVFSEKVSPFTSVGPKRFFPLPVKLEDLPPIDAVIISHDHYDHLDLNVAKTLTKKGTKYYIPLGVGAHLEKWGVPEKQIFEMNWWDKEKLGDIEIICTPAVHYSGRGLFNRFTTLWSSWSIIGPKHRFFYTGDTGYSPHFAEIGKQLGPFDLTSIKVGAYDWTWEGIHMNAEKAILSHLDVRGKRMLPVHWGTFNLANHDWDEPVKISQKGALQNGIDLLTPRPGELVDIDLPFASTNWWESLKKKD is encoded by the coding sequence ATGAAAAAAACAAAGAAAGCATTGATTGGAATCGGGATCGCATTCCTGCTTATTCTTTTATTTGGATTCGCACAAACAGCTTGTTTGAGTTCGTTTGGCGGAACACCAGAAGGAAGTAGACTGGAAAAAATGAAAACCTCTCCTATGTTCAAAGACGGAAAGTTTGCGAACAATCCTGAGGTGCCTATGATTACACCCGATGCTTCTTACTGGGAAGTAATGAAGAGACAATTCTTCGGCTCAGAACAAAGACATCCTCCGGGAGAGATACCAGTTGTGTATCCGAAAGCGGATACTTTCATTTCTCCTCCACCGGCAGGGCTTCGTGCTATTTGGTTTGGTCATGCAACTGTATTACTCGAAATAGATGGACTTAGAATATTAGTAGATCCCGTTTTTTCTGAAAAGGTATCTCCTTTTACAAGTGTAGGACCTAAGCGATTTTTTCCATTACCCGTTAAATTGGAAGACCTTCCTCCGATTGATGCTGTCATTATCTCTCACGATCATTATGATCACTTAGATTTGAATGTTGCAAAGACTCTTACAAAGAAAGGAACTAAATACTATATACCTCTTGGAGTTGGGGCACATCTAGAAAAATGGGGAGTTCCCGAAAAACAAATCTTTGAAATGAATTGGTGGGATAAAGAAAAATTAGGCGATATAGAAATCATCTGCACACCTGCCGTTCATTATTCAGGAAGAGGACTCTTCAATAGATTTACGACTCTCTGGTCATCCTGGTCTATCATTGGACCCAAGCATAGATTCTTTTACACAGGGGATACTGGATATTCTCCTCATTTTGCCGAAATAGGAAAACAACTAGGTCCATTTGATTTGACCTCTATCAAAGTTGGAGCGTATGATTGGACGTGGGAAGGAATTCATATGAATGCAGAGAAGGCTATCCTTTCTCATTTAGATGTGAGAGGAAAACGAATGTTACCCGTTCATTGGGGAACGTTTAACTTAGCAAACCATGATTGGGATGAGCCAGTAAAGATTTCTCAAAAAGGTGCGCTTCAAAATGGAATTGATTTATTAACCCCTAGACCGGGCGAACTGGTAGATATTGATTTGCCTTTTGCCTCTACCAACTGGTGGGAGAGTCTGAAAAAGAAGGATTAA
- a CDS encoding AMP-binding protein gives MKDARTKNASITAQMFRVGGPTLQSINFQELYEKIQLISFGFIKLGIQKGDRIGLVADSGPKFMWLAMGITNIGAVDVPRGTDATTEDLLYIFNHASCRAIILENLKAYEKIQANLSKLKDLQYIIFYSEPGEIKNTSKVEILTFDELLLAGEKHRKTKPDAFEKMGAAIEPMDLATIIYTSGTTGTPKGVMLSHNNYVWMSIKLEEALRATGLKLIGDETTLGYLPPWHIGDRLFESTCIGIGVTIAFTSIPNLASDLKSVNPTMMFSVPRVWESFYNKILENVKNAPPARRALFNLASSAAMSYTQNRDYLRGSSLQIEPEKLGSMIVNKIKSVVLTTLLFIPYQLSKPILSKVKGALGNRIRFAFSGAGALPYHIDRFFYSIGLPILETYGMSETTGVSCLRDFARPVIGTLGKNLSEIELKLVDEKGNVITEPNVKGVAYHKGQHIMMGYYRDPEKTKAVLTADGWLNSGDILIHTASGQFKFAGRAKDTIVLLGGENLEPEPIEFALVQSEFIHQVMVVGQDKKTLGALIVPAFDKVEKYFKAQNIALPAGREDWKTDIKIINLFKAEIKQRVSSEKGFKSFEKVTGFAILAKEFEPGKELTQTLKLRRNVMFDLYKTEIEDIYK, from the coding sequence ATGAAAGATGCGAGAACGAAAAATGCGAGTATCACTGCTCAAATGTTTCGAGTAGGTGGACCAACTCTTCAAAGCATTAACTTTCAAGAGCTATATGAAAAGATTCAATTGATCTCTTTTGGTTTTATCAAATTGGGAATTCAGAAAGGAGATCGCATTGGTCTTGTGGCAGACAGTGGACCTAAGTTCATGTGGCTTGCAATGGGAATTACAAATATTGGTGCCGTTGATGTGCCGCGTGGAACGGATGCGACTACGGAGGATTTGCTCTATATCTTTAATCATGCTTCCTGTCGCGCAATCATTCTGGAAAACTTAAAAGCTTACGAAAAAATTCAAGCAAATCTTTCTAAGCTAAAAGACCTACAATATATTATATTTTATAGCGAGCCCGGAGAAATAAAAAATACATCTAAAGTAGAAATTCTTACATTCGACGAATTGCTATTAGCCGGTGAAAAACATCGTAAGACAAAGCCAGACGCTTTTGAAAAAATGGGAGCAGCTATCGAGCCGATGGACTTAGCGACTATCATTTACACCTCAGGCACAACAGGAACACCGAAAGGTGTAATGCTGTCTCATAACAATTATGTGTGGATGTCTATAAAATTGGAAGAAGCACTTAGGGCAACAGGTTTAAAATTGATAGGCGATGAGACTACTCTCGGTTATCTCCCACCTTGGCATATTGGAGATCGTCTTTTTGAAAGCACCTGCATTGGAATTGGAGTGACGATTGCATTTACAAGCATTCCAAATCTAGCTTCTGATTTAAAATCAGTCAATCCTACTATGATGTTTTCAGTGCCACGTGTTTGGGAAAGTTTTTACAATAAGATTTTAGAAAATGTAAAAAATGCTCCGCCCGCTCGTCGCGCTTTGTTTAATTTAGCATCCAGTGCAGCTATGAGTTATACGCAAAATCGTGATTATCTGCGAGGATCATCTTTGCAAATAGAGCCAGAGAAGTTAGGCTCTATGATAGTAAATAAAATAAAGTCCGTAGTCTTAACGACGTTGTTATTTATTCCTTACCAACTTTCGAAACCAATTTTATCAAAAGTAAAAGGAGCACTTGGAAATAGAATCCGGTTTGCTTTTTCGGGAGCGGGTGCATTGCCGTATCATATCGACCGATTTTTTTATTCGATTGGTCTTCCTATTTTAGAGACATATGGTATGAGCGAAACGACGGGCGTTTCCTGTTTGCGAGATTTTGCAAGACCGGTGATTGGAACTCTTGGAAAAAATCTATCCGAAATCGAACTCAAGTTAGTCGATGAAAAAGGAAATGTCATCACCGAACCAAACGTAAAAGGAGTTGCCTATCACAAAGGTCAACATATCATGATGGGGTATTACAGAGACCCTGAGAAGACAAAAGCAGTATTAACCGCTGATGGTTGGCTCAATTCGGGAGACATTTTAATTCATACTGCGAGCGGACAATTCAAATTTGCCGGTAGAGCAAAGGATACAATCGTTCTTCTGGGTGGAGAGAACCTAGAGCCAGAGCCAATCGAATTTGCCCTTGTGCAAAGTGAATTCATTCATCAAGTAATGGTAGTAGGACAAGACAAAAAGACTCTAGGTGCGTTAATCGTTCCTGCGTTTGACAAAGTAGAGAAATACTTTAAAGCACAAAATATTGCTTTGCCTGCAGGTAGAGAAGACTGGAAGACAGATATTAAAATAATCAATCTTTTTAAGGCTGAAATTAAACAGCGAGTCTCTTCTGAAAAAGGATTTAAGTCCTTTGAAAAAGTAACCGGCTTTGCAATACTTGCAAAAGAATTTGAACCCGGAAAGGAATTGACTCAGACTTTAAAGCTTCGTCGCAATGTAATGTTTGATTTATATAAAACGGAAATTGAGGATATTTACAAGTAG
- a CDS encoding LIC_13355 family lipoprotein → MLKKIIVLASLLGLITCSHTKSRNGKSALAAGFLLSQSSKSISALSSSVAAIPADIADTVTLAPNHNGSGFQDKTKAINGVRGAGLSSGSGDVFSLTATGVNASMVLEWSGKRVLNGSGIDFIVYENVFQYNSNASTVFMEAIIVEVSQDNVSYCGFSPDYNFSPETTYSLNPTHWKRFAGLTSVIYNVESNVFSGDDLYDTSKTGGDGFDLDNLSATNDYNIGCSTTLRDKIKSEGFVYLRLTAASARTNVDTGAGFLQDTGAFGGGPDIDGVMARYRGTR, encoded by the coding sequence ATGCTTAAAAAAATAATAGTCCTAGCCTCTCTACTTGGGCTAATTACATGTAGCCATACAAAGTCAAGAAATGGTAAATCAGCATTAGCTGCTGGTTTTTTACTTTCTCAGTCTTCAAAATCAATTTCTGCTCTATCTAGTTCGGTTGCTGCTATTCCTGCTGATATTGCGGATACGGTAACATTAGCCCCTAATCATAACGGTTCAGGATTTCAAGACAAAACAAAGGCGATCAATGGAGTAAGGGGTGCAGGACTTAGCTCTGGCTCCGGGGATGTGTTTTCTCTTACTGCAACAGGAGTTAATGCAAGCATGGTTCTTGAATGGAGCGGAAAACGAGTATTAAACGGTAGTGGAATAGATTTTATAGTCTATGAAAATGTATTTCAATACAACAGCAACGCTTCGACTGTATTCATGGAAGCAATTATAGTTGAAGTCAGTCAAGACAATGTGAGTTACTGTGGATTTTCCCCTGATTACAATTTTTCGCCGGAAACAACATATAGCCTAAATCCGACTCACTGGAAACGCTTTGCGGGGCTTACGTCTGTTATTTATAATGTTGAATCTAATGTTTTTTCTGGTGATGATTTGTATGATACTTCTAAAACAGGTGGAGACGGATTTGATCTAGACAATCTAAGCGCAACGAACGATTACAATATTGGTTGCAGCACTACTCTTCGTGATAAAATAAAATCAGAAGGATTTGTTTACTTACGATTAACCGCTGCATCTGCAAGAACCAATGTTGACACAGGCGCCGGCTTTTTACAAGACACAGGCGCATTTGGTGGAGGACCTGACATAGACGGAGTAATGGCACGTTATAGAGGAACTAGATAA
- a CDS encoding SCO family protein, producing MKFISFQFLLLVLSLCANLGYGFVTNKQIGNLELATETGSQYLHNYQADGYIFFFGYSRCNTTCPMGLQTFHKLYANPKFPKGVIPFFISIDLARDNWENLNRLSKNYNDRIVFILPHSEEELRQLTKEFEVQFSKTNALDSNYEINHTGNIFFVDSKFKLVRIFTSNHRDATKIANEIYSYYQTARVN from the coding sequence ATGAAGTTTATTTCGTTTCAATTTTTACTGTTAGTGCTATCTCTTTGCGCGAATTTGGGATATGGTTTTGTTACCAATAAGCAGATAGGCAATTTAGAATTAGCCACTGAAACAGGAAGCCAATATCTTCATAACTACCAAGCTGATGGGTATATCTTTTTCTTTGGATACAGTAGATGCAATACTACTTGTCCAATGGGTTTGCAAACATTTCACAAATTGTATGCGAATCCGAAATTTCCCAAAGGAGTGATTCCTTTTTTTATTAGCATTGATTTAGCTCGCGACAATTGGGAAAACTTAAATCGACTCAGTAAAAACTACAATGATAGAATTGTTTTCATCTTACCGCATTCGGAGGAAGAGCTTCGGCAGCTAACAAAAGAATTCGAAGTGCAATTTTCAAAAACAAATGCACTTGATTCAAACTATGAAATCAATCACACTGGAAATATTTTTTTCGTGGATTCCAAATTTAAACTCGTAAGAATATTTACTAGTAATCATCGCGATGCAACCAAAATTGCGAATGAGATTTATAGTTATTATCAAACAGCTAGGGTAAATTAA
- a CDS encoding type I 3-dehydroquinate dehydratase: MNYKIIVTLGEEELKDYQNPAIAEADILEIRLDLLDSYFLRTELLPILRKISKPILFTYRNPKDSSEASNTSLQFKDIEPILNEYNSEENYLDIELDQDKSIFDSIVNCRYTIIYSYHDFSKSITREEMLEWISKKQTPNCIYKFAVTPKDISKLDIFLKDLAFISKANKVIGIAMGKIGVYSRVFGDRFGSLATYCCIGKPRAPGQVNVIAIKKIREEYQNKPLPEIENEISSEDFL; the protein is encoded by the coding sequence ATGAACTATAAAATAATCGTAACTCTTGGAGAGGAAGAACTGAAGGATTATCAAAATCCTGCAATAGCAGAAGCGGATATTCTTGAAATCCGCTTGGACTTGCTAGATTCCTATTTTCTTAGAACAGAGTTATTACCCATATTAAGAAAAATCTCGAAGCCTATTTTATTTACGTATCGCAATCCAAAAGATTCCAGTGAAGCTTCTAATACTTCTTTGCAATTCAAGGACATTGAACCAATATTAAATGAATATAACTCCGAAGAAAACTATTTGGATATTGAATTAGATCAGGATAAATCAATTTTTGATTCAATTGTAAATTGTAGGTATACAATCATTTACTCCTACCATGATTTTTCTAAATCAATCACTAGAGAGGAAATGCTTGAATGGATTTCAAAAAAACAAACTCCGAATTGCATTTATAAATTTGCTGTTACTCCTAAAGATATTTCAAAGCTAGATATATTTTTAAAAGACTTAGCGTTTATATCCAAAGCAAATAAGGTCATTGGAATCGCAATGGGAAAAATTGGGGTCTACTCGCGAGTATTCGGAGATAGATTTGGCTCTCTTGCAACATATTGCTGTATTGGTAAACCACGCGCTCCCGGACAGGTAAATGTTATTGCTATAAAAAAAATTCGAGAGGAATATCAAAATAAACCGCTACCGGAAATAGAAAATGAAATTAGTTCAGAAGATTTTCTCTAA
- the purT gene encoding formate-dependent phosphoribosylglycinamide formyltransferase, whose product MVNIGTPKSRSATKLLLLGSGELGKEVTIEAQRYGIHVMAIDKYPDAPAMHVAHEHRVINMLDADELRKVVHEFDPDYIVPEIEAIATDMLLELEKEGFNVVPTAKAVKLTMNREGIRKYASEKLGVNTSKYLFAANKEEFYQIVKEIGIPCVVKPVMSSSGKGQSVIKDKMEIEEAWEYAQKGGRAGGGNVIVESFIEFDYEITLLTIRHAGGTTFLDPIGHLQINGDYVESWQPQPMSEKALKEAQRIAKVVTDGLGGYGLFGAEFFIKGDTVYFSEVSPRPHDTGMVTLISQNLSEFALHVRAILGLPIPNIRHYGYAASCAILTEGNSDEPVYENINEALSEPDTALRLFGKPEVKGRRRMGVALALGDTLEDARRKAIKVADAITIKL is encoded by the coding sequence ATGGTAAACATTGGAACTCCAAAATCAAGGTCAGCAACAAAACTACTCTTACTAGGCTCAGGGGAATTAGGCAAAGAAGTCACAATTGAGGCGCAAAGATATGGAATCCATGTGATGGCAATTGACAAGTATCCAGATGCTCCGGCAATGCACGTTGCACATGAGCACCGTGTAATCAATATGCTAGATGCTGATGAGCTACGAAAAGTAGTTCATGAATTTGATCCTGACTATATCGTCCCCGAAATCGAAGCAATTGCAACCGATATGCTATTGGAATTGGAGAAAGAAGGTTTCAATGTAGTTCCAACGGCTAAGGCGGTTAAGCTCACAATGAACCGAGAAGGCATACGCAAATATGCCTCAGAAAAACTGGGAGTCAATACTTCCAAATATTTATTTGCAGCAAACAAAGAAGAATTCTATCAAATCGTAAAAGAAATTGGAATTCCCTGCGTCGTGAAACCTGTCATGAGTTCATCCGGAAAAGGACAAAGCGTTATCAAAGACAAAATGGAAATTGAGGAAGCTTGGGAGTATGCGCAAAAGGGAGGACGAGCAGGCGGAGGCAATGTAATCGTAGAAAGCTTCATAGAATTTGATTATGAAATTACACTTCTTACGATACGTCATGCGGGAGGCACAACATTTCTAGATCCAATCGGTCATCTACAGATTAACGGTGATTATGTGGAATCGTGGCAACCACAACCAATGTCAGAAAAAGCCCTCAAAGAAGCACAAAGAATTGCGAAAGTCGTAACAGATGGACTTGGTGGATACGGATTATTTGGCGCTGAATTCTTTATTAAAGGAGACACTGTTTATTTTAGTGAAGTATCTCCTAGACCACATGATACTGGAATGGTTACACTCATTTCTCAAAATCTTTCTGAATTTGCACTGCATGTTCGGGCTATTCTTGGTTTGCCTATACCAAATATTCGACATTACGGCTACGCGGCATCATGCGCAATCTTAACAGAGGGTAATTCCGATGAGCCTGTATATGAGAATATAAATGAAGCATTGTCGGAACCTGATACCGCCCTTCGACTTTTTGGAAAACCGGAAGTGAAAGGCAGAAGGAGAATGGGAGTAGCTCTTGCTTTAGGCGATACCTTAGAAGACGCAAGACGCAAAGCAATCAAAGTAGCCGATGCAATAACAATTAAGCTTTAA
- a CDS encoding ParA family protein: MIISFVQTKGGTGKSTLAVNTTFSKAFHDKFKSIALVELDPQGTLKNWWQERTEENRNSDNVSFHHISSTQKEVIQDGIKNIATHNELLVLDIPGESTSKLHTKFACAISDIIVIPMRTSTNDESAFADNLLPIIKEIIRSYPIKKGNFFILPTFTNAQSNKEKVIDYFKDILPDYVGCLEVVYPFRSIYENFNREGTNLLEYVDSIKNNKRLYVGGARAVEDIECIAHSIMQKLAEKTHDSA, encoded by the coding sequence ATGATTATCAGCTTCGTGCAAACTAAAGGCGGAACAGGGAAAAGCACTCTTGCAGTCAATACGACTTTTTCAAAAGCCTTCCATGACAAATTCAAATCAATTGCATTAGTAGAATTAGACCCGCAGGGAACTCTAAAAAACTGGTGGCAAGAAAGAACAGAGGAGAACCGTAATTCGGATAACGTTTCCTTTCATCATATTTCTAGCACACAAAAAGAAGTAATTCAAGATGGAATTAAAAACATCGCTACGCATAACGAGTTATTAGTCTTAGATATTCCAGGAGAGAGCACGAGTAAGCTGCACACAAAATTTGCTTGTGCTATTTCAGATATAATTGTTATCCCAATGAGAACTTCGACTAACGACGAGTCTGCGTTCGCGGATAATCTTCTTCCTATCATCAAAGAGATTATTCGCTCTTATCCGATAAAGAAAGGAAACTTTTTTATACTACCTACTTTTACGAATGCACAATCCAACAAAGAAAAAGTCATTGATTATTTTAAAGATATTTTACCGGATTACGTGGGTTGCCTCGAAGTAGTATATCCATTTCGTTCTATTTATGAAAATTTCAATCGAGAAGGAACGAATCTTCTTGAATATGTGGATTCTATTAAAAATAATAAAAGATTATATGTAGGAGGAGCGCGTGCAGTTGAAGATATTGAATGCATCGCTCATTCTATCATGCAAAAATTAGCGGAGAAAACTCATGACAGTGCCTAA
- a CDS encoding septal ring lytic transglycosylase RlpA family protein codes for MRYLILFFLFTFSQLFAQVGFTQSGKASFYNDRFHGAKTNSGEKYDMYAYTAAHRDLPLNTKIKVTNLKNNKTVVVRINDRGPFHHVRILDVSKAAAKELDMISQGVANVTIEVVELPNEPAKDAKSTATPTSTAKPNKTPGSDSVVVLPAKTETKPEKADPIKHDSKSNEPEASAKTTTNDSHPSKTIAAHTTDLPKVEPEKQTVDFKEASSEIFKAGYIYNLHGMIQNPKGYGIQVGSFSHIFNTLKFCKILTDMGFSKIFIKADKEPSGTNYRVLIGDYPQEEDTTPEVNKLREKNRDYLIKKYPENKDLP; via the coding sequence ATGCGTTATCTAATTTTATTTTTTCTTTTTACTTTTTCTCAACTATTTGCACAGGTAGGCTTTACGCAATCTGGAAAAGCATCTTTCTATAACGATAGATTTCATGGAGCAAAAACAAATAGTGGTGAAAAGTATGATATGTATGCCTATACTGCGGCTCATCGTGATTTACCTCTCAATACTAAAATAAAAGTAACAAACTTAAAAAACAATAAAACGGTAGTAGTTCGAATCAATGATCGCGGTCCTTTTCATCATGTAAGAATTTTAGATGTCTCTAAGGCTGCTGCAAAAGAACTAGATATGATTTCACAGGGTGTCGCCAACGTAACAATAGAAGTCGTAGAATTACCAAATGAACCGGCAAAAGATGCTAAGTCTACAGCTACTCCTACTTCAACGGCTAAGCCTAATAAAACTCCTGGGTCTGATTCAGTAGTTGTTCTACCTGCAAAAACAGAAACAAAACCTGAGAAGGCTGATCCGATTAAACATGATTCCAAATCAAATGAGCCCGAAGCGAGTGCGAAGACCACAACGAATGATTCACATCCTAGTAAGACCATCGCAGCGCATACGACAGATTTGCCGAAAGTAGAGCCAGAAAAACAAACGGTAGATTTTAAAGAAGCTTCCTCTGAAATATTCAAAGCGGGTTATATCTATAATCTGCATGGTATGATTCAAAATCCGAAAGGATACGGAATTCAAGTAGGTTCCTTTTCTCATATATTCAACACATTAAAGTTTTGTAAGATTCTAACAGATATGGGATTTAGCAAAATTTTTATAAAAGCAGATAAAGAGCCAAGTGGCACAAACTACAGAGTGTTAATTGGGGATTATCCGCAAGAAGAAGATACAACACCCGAAGTAAATAAACTAAGAGAAAAAAATCGGGACTATCTCATAAAGAAATATCCTGAAAATAAAGACCTTCCCTAA
- a CDS encoding response regulator, giving the protein MKLVQKIFSKLTNRFALREQIIIPFLLEIVFTIALVWMFLYLNTQNIAFELTSKIQEQIQLRTNEFIASYFLNSKGLIKLNSQSVKNGQFQSGRNINYPQYFLEQIQNYSDINDIFYADKNGIIHGIERQGGDFIFRETNEKKIRFFYHLDSKGVKQNLIKTQEYDTQERPWFKEAVLNPNKILISKIFVQANTGLLGITIFTSVFNERNEFLGVTGVNIVLSNISNFLRKNKVSEHSQIFIITKEEEVLASSVEMETVKILNKNDFKISPMNESKSELIRNVGLEIKKMEDFQNKKVISIEFGSEVYWVQISKISEDGLNWYMVTIFPESDFLDKIKANNRIISFIVSFALILMIVIGIFTARWIVSPIEELNAVSKNLSLHQFSEVDLEKISSVNRQDEVGELSRSFLKMARDLKLFFENLEAKVKERTAQLEESRIQAESANRAKSLFLANMSHEIRTPMNGILGSLQLISSENYSKEDQEYLDAIQISAENLLVIINDILDFSKIEANKVELEKIPIKVHQIIKETISIVHFNSDKKGLYIKYNNEDSRIPEIMEGDPVRLRQIFLNLLSNAVKFTSVGGITVSHSIIQIENGRYTIEFIVEDTGIGIEKSKIAGLFDSFSQGDSSTTRKYGGTGLGLAITKKLVEMMDGDIRVESDIGVGSRFIFTIKAQIIKNYIEQEKTKAVYSALPVDLRVLVAEDNELNQKIVIALLKKINVHADVAFNGVEVLELLKEKKYDIILMDIEMPEMDGIEATVRIKSNANHKSIFVVALTAHAQTGERERILNHGFDDYLTKPIHLKDLRDLFSKWVQLKR; this is encoded by the coding sequence ATGAAATTAGTTCAGAAGATTTTCTCTAAACTAACAAATAGATTTGCGCTGCGGGAGCAAATTATTATTCCTTTTCTTCTTGAAATTGTTTTTACTATTGCGCTTGTTTGGATGTTTCTTTATCTAAACACGCAAAACATTGCATTTGAGTTAACTAGTAAAATACAAGAGCAAATTCAGCTTAGAACAAATGAATTTATTGCTTCCTATTTTCTAAATTCAAAGGGTTTAATTAAGCTGAATTCTCAGAGTGTAAAAAATGGACAATTTCAATCGGGGAGAAATATTAATTATCCCCAATACTTCCTTGAGCAGATTCAAAATTATTCAGATATAAATGATATTTTTTATGCCGATAAGAATGGAATTATACATGGAATAGAAAGGCAAGGGGGTGATTTTATTTTTCGAGAGACGAATGAGAAAAAAATTCGTTTCTTTTATCATTTGGATTCTAAAGGAGTAAAACAGAATCTAATAAAGACACAGGAATATGATACTCAGGAGAGACCTTGGTTCAAAGAAGCAGTATTAAATCCAAATAAAATTTTGATTAGCAAAATATTTGTTCAGGCTAATACTGGTTTGCTTGGAATCACAATTTTTACTTCAGTCTTCAATGAAAGAAATGAATTTCTTGGTGTTACCGGGGTTAATATTGTTTTGTCTAATATTTCTAATTTTCTTAGAAAAAATAAAGTAAGTGAACATTCGCAGATATTTATTATCACTAAAGAGGAAGAAGTTTTAGCTTCCTCTGTTGAAATGGAAACAGTAAAAATATTGAATAAGAATGACTTTAAAATCTCCCCGATGAATGAGTCTAAAAGTGAATTGATTCGAAATGTCGGTTTAGAAATAAAGAAAATGGAGGACTTTCAAAACAAAAAAGTAATATCCATTGAATTCGGAAGTGAAGTATATTGGGTTCAGATTTCTAAAATTTCAGAAGATGGTTTGAACTGGTATATGGTTACGATTTTTCCAGAATCTGATTTTCTTGATAAAATCAAAGCAAATAATCGAATTATTTCGTTCATTGTTTCATTTGCCCTTATCCTCATGATTGTAATTGGTATATTCACAGCTCGTTGGATCGTATCTCCGATTGAAGAATTAAATGCAGTTTCAAAGAATCTATCCTTGCATCAATTCAGTGAAGTGGATTTAGAAAAGATTTCAAGCGTGAATAGGCAAGACGAAGTCGGAGAACTATCTCGATCCTTTTTAAAAATGGCAAGGGATTTGAAATTATTCTTCGAAAACTTGGAAGCGAAAGTAAAAGAAAGAACTGCTCAGTTAGAGGAATCTAGAATCCAAGCAGAATCAGCTAATCGTGCAAAGAGTTTATTTTTGGCAAATATGAGTCATGAGATTAGAACTCCGATGAATGGAATATTGGGAAGTCTACAATTGATTTCTTCAGAGAACTATTCAAAGGAGGATCAAGAATATCTAGATGCAATTCAAATCAGTGCAGAAAATTTATTAGTCATCATCAATGATATATTAGATTTTTCTAAAATAGAAGCGAATAAAGTTGAATTGGAAAAAATTCCTATCAAAGTCCATCAGATTATTAAAGAGACTATTTCTATTGTTCATTTTAATTCTGATAAGAAAGGCTTGTATATCAAATACAATAATGAGGATTCCCGTATACCTGAAATAATGGAAGGCGATCCTGTGAGGCTAAGACAAATATTTCTTAATTTATTAAGCAATGCTGTGAAATTTACAAGTGTCGGAGGAATCACTGTTAGCCACAGTATTATTCAAATTGAAAATGGTCGGTATACAATTGAATTCATTGTAGAAGATACTGGAATTGGTATTGAGAAAAGTAAAATAGCAGGATTGTTCGATTCGTTCTCACAGGGTGATTCAAGCACTACTCGGAAATATGGCGGAACAGGTCTTGGATTGGCAATCACAAAGAAGTTAGTAGAAATGATGGACGGTGATATAAGAGTAGAAAGTGATATCGGAGTTGGCTCAAGATTTATTTTTACGATAAAAGCACAAATTATAAAGAATTATATAGAACAAGAAAAAACAAAAGCGGTATACAGTGCGTTACCCGTTGACTTGAGGGTGCTTGTAGCCGAGGATAACGAATTGAATCAGAAAATTGTAATTGCATTGCTGAAGAAAATAAATGTTCACGCAGATGTAGCATTCAATGGAGTTGAAGTCTTAGAATTATTGAAAGAAAAAAAATATGACATCATATTAATGGACATAGAAATGCCAGAAATGGATGGTATAGAAGCAACTGTAAGAATTAAATCAAATGCAAATCATAAATCCATTTTTGTTGTAGCTCTCACTGCTCATGCCCAAACAGGTGAGAGAGAAAGAATTTTAAACCATGGCTTTGATGATTATTTAACGAAACCAATTCATTTAAAAGACTTGCGTGATCTTTTTTCTAAATGGGTTCAACTCAAGCGATAG